One Gammaproteobacteria bacterium genomic window carries:
- a CDS encoding enoyl-CoA hydratase/isomerase family protein — translation MKDGGEIGHWRQERDDDAIVWLTLDQTGSAVNTLAVDVIAELDVQLVALEKLPPRGVVIRSGKPGGFIAGADIKEFLRARTREDAAELIRGCHTVFDRLEALPCPTLSLIEGYCLGGGLELALATRYRIALDDPRTRLGLPEVRLGIHPGFGGTMRAPRLIGHIPALDLMLSGRSLSARAAQKAGLVDYALPERQLVRAARTMLLEAPPPHRPALLHRLAGMRVARPVIAKFLRRKVARRIPEQHYPAPYALIDLWVRHADDPKRMQAEEAGSVANLVIGDTAQNLIRVFFLQEKLKARGRAAPVQARRVHVIGAGIMGGDIAAWCALRGLRVTLQDQSAQLIAPAMRRAAELFRRELKQPRLVQEALDRLMPDIHGMGVARADVVIEAIFENAEAKQALYRELEPRMRQGALLATNTSSIPLEMLGRALLRPERLVGLHFFNPVAKMQLIEVVHTRHTDAGVLAQAGGFVHRIDRLPLPVMSSPGFLVNRALMPYLLEAVNAVGEGIRPELVDRSALEFGMPMGPIELADAVGLDICLSVADILSEHSRMKVPERLRRMVEAGQLGRKSGRGFYSYEKGELVRGKLDRTVFAPPDLADRLILSLLNEVVACRRAGIVEDDDALDAGIIFGTGFAPFRGGPIHYIRERGVSNLKERLESLARTHGERFTPDPGWTEL, via the coding sequence ATGAAGGACGGGGGCGAAATCGGGCACTGGCGTCAGGAGCGCGACGATGATGCGATCGTCTGGCTGACGCTCGACCAGACCGGGTCCGCGGTCAACACGCTGGCGGTCGACGTCATTGCCGAACTCGACGTGCAGCTCGTGGCGCTGGAGAAATTACCACCGCGTGGCGTGGTCATCCGTTCGGGCAAGCCGGGCGGCTTCATCGCGGGGGCCGACATCAAGGAATTCCTGCGCGCCCGCACGCGCGAAGACGCGGCCGAACTGATCCGGGGTTGCCACACTGTATTCGACCGACTCGAAGCGCTCCCGTGTCCGACGCTCAGCCTGATCGAAGGCTACTGTCTGGGTGGCGGGCTGGAACTGGCGCTGGCGACGCGTTATCGGATTGCACTCGATGACCCGCGCACCCGTCTGGGTCTGCCAGAGGTGCGGCTCGGCATCCATCCCGGCTTTGGCGGCACGATGCGCGCGCCGCGCCTGATCGGACACATTCCCGCGCTCGATCTTATGCTGAGTGGCCGCAGCCTGAGCGCGCGCGCTGCGCAAAAGGCCGGGCTGGTGGACTATGCGCTGCCGGAGCGGCAACTCGTGCGCGCCGCGCGCACGATGTTGCTGGAAGCGCCTCCGCCGCACCGCCCGGCGCTGCTGCACCGGCTTGCCGGCATGCGCGTGGCGCGACCGGTCATCGCCAAGTTCCTGCGCCGCAAGGTCGCGCGGCGCATCCCGGAGCAGCACTATCCCGCGCCATACGCCTTGATCGACCTGTGGGTCAGGCATGCCGACGATCCGAAGCGCATGCAGGCCGAGGAGGCCGGCTCGGTCGCGAACCTGGTGATCGGCGATACCGCGCAAAATCTCATCCGCGTGTTCTTTCTGCAGGAAAAGCTCAAGGCGCGCGGCCGCGCCGCTCCGGTCCAGGCGCGGCGCGTGCACGTCATCGGCGCGGGAATAATGGGCGGGGATATCGCGGCGTGGTGCGCCCTGCGCGGCCTCCGGGTCACGCTGCAGGACCAGTCGGCGCAGCTCATCGCCCCGGCGATGCGGCGCGCGGCGGAGCTGTTCCGCCGCGAACTCAAGCAGCCGCGCCTCGTGCAGGAGGCGCTCGACCGGCTGATGCCGGATATTCACGGCATGGGCGTGGCTCGCGCAGATGTGGTGATCGAGGCCATCTTCGAGAACGCCGAGGCCAAGCAGGCGCTCTATCGCGAACTTGAGCCGCGCATGCGGCAAGGGGCGTTGCTCGCGACCAACACATCGAGCATTCCGCTCGAGATGCTCGGGCGCGCCCTGCTGCGCCCCGAGCGCCTGGTCGGACTGCACTTCTTCAATCCGGTGGCGAAGATGCAGCTGATCGAGGTGGTGCACACCCGGCACACCGATGCCGGCGTCCTCGCGCAGGCCGGCGGCTTCGTGCACCGGATCGACCGGCTGCCCCTGCCTGTCATGAGCAGCCCGGGATTCCTGGTGAACCGCGCGCTGATGCCGTACCTGCTCGAGGCAGTCAACGCGGTGGGCGAGGGCATACGACCGGAGCTGGTGGACAGGTCGGCGCTGGAGTTCGGCATGCCGATGGGTCCGATCGAACTCGCCGACGCGGTGGGGCTCGACATCTGTCTCTCGGTGGCCGACATCCTGTCCGAGCATAGCAGGATGAAGGTGCCGGAACGCCTGCGCCGCATGGTCGAGGCGGGACAGCTCGGCCGCAAGAGCGGGCGCGGTTTCTACAGCTACGAGAAAGGAGAGCTCGTCAGGGGCAAGCTGGACCGGACGGTCTTCGCGCCCCCCGATCTGGCCGACCGCCTGATCCTCAGCCTGCTCAACGAGGTGGTGGCCTGCCGGCGCGCCGGCATTGTGGAGGACGACGACGCGCTCGACGCCGGCATCATATTCGGTACCGGTTTCGCGCCGTTCCGCGGCGGTCCGATTCATTACATCCGGGAACGCGGCGTCTCCAACCTGAAAGAGCGGCTGGAAAGCCTCGCACGCACCCACGGCGAACGCTTCACGCCCGATCCCGGCTGGACGGAGCTATAA